The Deltaproteobacteria bacterium nucleotide sequence AATCCCGGATTTATCATGGATATTGTCCCGATAGTCTGTTCCCTGCCTTGCTGGGAAATAAAGAAAATCCATGTCCGGAGAATGGTGGATTTTTCTCCTTACGGGCCTGACGAAATGAGCCACATCGGCGCCGGCCTTTCTGCTTCCGAGTTTCGTGAAGGCGTCAGGAATCAAACGATCGGGCATATAGGCTTGCTCGAATCATCAGCAATGGTGGCACATTGCCTTGGGCTGCAAATTAATGAACTCAAGCAGACCAAAGAACCCATGATCACCCAAAAAGGAAGAATAAGCCCGTTCGCCACCATTCCCCAAGGCCGAGTCTGCGGTTTCAAGCAGGAGGTGATGGGATTTCAGGACAAGAATGAGAAGCTGCGGTTCACCCTAATGGGTATCGTGTCCCCGGATCGTGACGAGGATGGCGTGGAACTTGGCGATTACGCCCGGATCGACGGCACGCCCAGCGTGGATATCACTATAAAGGAGGAAATTTCGCAGAAGGGCGGCCTGGGAACAGCTGGGGTGGCGGTTAACATGATACCCCGAGTGCTTGAGGCCCGGCCGGGATTCTCCACCATGAATACCCTGCTTCTGCCTCACATCTGGACGGGCCGAACTCAGCCGGCTCCCATTGAAAAAATAACCCGCTCATAATATATGGTACCGCTGATGGTGACCAGTTCGTGAGGAATAGCAGCATGAATCAAAATGAAGTCAGAAAGAAAATCTTTGCCGCCGTGGATAATAACAAGGAAGAGATCACCCGGATGCTTCAGGCCCTGGTACGGATACCGACTCTGGTCGGAGACGAGGGCGAAGGCCAGAAGCTGATGAACGAGCTGTTCCTGAACCTGGGTTTGAAGGTCATCGTTTTTGAAGCCGACTACGACAAGGTCAGCCGGCACAAAGCCTTTTCTCATTCAGGGTACGATTTCAAGGATCGCCCCAATATTATCGGCATTCTCGAAGGCAGCCCTTCAGCAAAATCCTTGAAACTAAGCGGGCATATCGATGTCGTTCCTGTTGAGCCGGCCGGCGACTGGGAATATGGTCCCTGGGAGGGGAAGGTCGTCAGCAACAGGCTTTACGGGCGGGGAGCCTTAGACATGAAAGCCGGGCTGGTCACGAATTACTTCGCCTTAAAGAGCCTGCTCGAAGCAGGCCTGAAGCCGGATGGTACGGTCATCCTTGAAAGCGTAATTGAGGAAGAGGCGCAGGGGGGCGGCGGCACCCTGGCCTGCCTTATGGAAGGCTACACCGCTGATGGACTTGTTATTTCCGAGCCAAGCGGGGAAACCATAACAATCGCTACGGCAGGAGTCCACTGGTTCCGGGTCAGAGTGACCGGGAAGCCGGCTCACGCCGGACGAGCCCACGTCGGTGTCAATGCCATCTTGAAAATGAACAAACTCTGCCAGGCCCTGGAACAACTGGATGTGGAGCGGGGCGAAAATGTGCACTATCCCCTTTTTGAGGAATATTCTCCTCGGTCCTGTCATCTTAATATCGGTACCTATAAAGCCGGC carries:
- a CDS encoding ArgE/DapE family deacylase, which gives rise to MNQNEVRKKIFAAVDNNKEEITRMLQALVRIPTLVGDEGEGQKLMNELFLNLGLKVIVFEADYDKVSRHKAFSHSGYDFKDRPNIIGILEGSPSAKSLKLSGHIDVVPVEPAGDWEYGPWEGKVVSNRLYGRGALDMKAGLVTNYFALKSLLEAGLKPDGTVILESVIEEEAQGGGGTLACLMEGYTADGLVISEPSGETITIATAGVHWFRVRVTGKPAHAGRAHVGVNAILKMNKLCQALEQLDVERGENVHYPLFEEYSPRSCHLNIGTYKAGDWPSTVPSWAEIECRIGSIPGEDTAAVKNQVEATIKQAAEVDEWLKDHPPEIIWFGLQAEPWAQDPKHPLVTNFKSCAGKALGKEVVLYGAPASADTQYVQYFDQPALIFGPRGNRTHATDEYVDLDSVVNCTKVLASFMMDWCRLETV